The Candidatus Neomarinimicrobiota bacterium sequence GTCAATATGGGCTATGATACAGAAATTTCGAATATAGTTTGATTTCACGACGGCGAATTTACCTGTATGTTACTAAGACACCAAAAGACGAGACTAAGAGAAAATTAAAATCTGTAAGCTACACGCGTTGTTCGCGTCCTCAGCTCTCTACCCCTTTCCCCTTTGCCATAATCCACACGGTATCGTAAACTCATCGCCATCTATTTAACTGTTGTTTCGGACCGAACGGGGGATCATCTATGACAAAAGCGAGAGCGGGATTAATATCATTTTCAATCATTATTTTTCTCCTGGCTTTTTTTGGTGTTCAGCTGTTCGACGCGGTCTGGTCTTTTCCCTCTTTTTCACCCATCCCCCTAATGGTACTTATGTTAGTAGGCACCGGAATATTTATTACTGTTTGGCTCGGATTTCCCCAAATCAAACATTTGTGGCATGGCGTAAAAGTTACAGGTGGTGTTTATGACAACCCCAATGATGAGGGTGATCTGAATCATTTCCGAGCCCTCACAACAGCCCTATCAGCCACAGTTGGGATCGGAAATATTGCAGGGGTTGCAACTGCTCTCTACTACGGAGGTCCTGGCGCCCTTTTCTGGATGTGGGTCACGGCGTTCTTTGGAACTACACTGAAATTCGCGGAATGCTCCCTGGCACTGAAATACAGGCAGATTGGAGATGACGGCCTTACGGCCGGAGGTCCCATGTATACCATTGAGAACGGAATGGGGCGTCAATGGCGGTGGTTAGCGGTAGCTTTCGCCAGTTTTGCTGTAATTTGTTCCTTCGCTACCGGAAACGCCATTCAATCTTTTACTGTTTCTGACCAAATCTACTCCGAAGTGGCAACAGTACTTGGTGAAACCCACTTCTTGACATTGAAACACACAGTATGGACAGGATTTGAATTGTCTATAATGCAAGTAATCAACGGTCTGGTTCTTTCATCCATCATAGGTCTGGTTATCGTTGGTGGAATTCGCCGTATCGGAAATGTAACCGGTTACCTCGCACCTATCATGGCTGCTATTTATGTCACGGCTGCCATAGCTATCCTTATTACGAACTTCTCAGAGATAGGTAAGGGATTTGGAATGGTGGTCTCCATGGCGTTTAATCCACCTGCTGGAATCGCGGGTGTAGGTGGAGGTGTTCTGATGACAATGTTGTGGGGTATTAAGCGAGGTCTTTATTCAAACGAAGCCGGACAAGGCAGCGCCGCAATCGCACACTCTACCGCAAAGACGAAATACCCGATCAGGGAAGGAGCGGTAGCAATGCTTGGACCATTCATCGACACCCTGATAATCTGCACTTTGACTGGAATGGTCATCATAACAACAGGAGCATGGAAGTATACAGCCTATTTCGTAAGAATGACTGAATCCGATCCTGAAACGATCAGGCTGATTCTTGAAAGTGGAATATATAACGGACACAAACTTCTCAACAGTAGTCTTCTTACATCTTTCGCCTTCAAGGAAGGTTTAAGCTGGCTTTTCCCATACGGGGACAAAATCGTCACCTTGGCGGTGTTACTTTTTGCCATATCTACGGCTATCAGTTGGTCGTATTACGGGGATCGGAGTGCCAATTATCTGTTCGGAAGTCGCTCTCTGAAAATATATAAATGGTTTTTTATACTATTTTTCTTTATCGGCGCAATCGCTGAATTGGAGGCAATCTGGGCATTCGGTGATGCAGCACTTGGGATTATGACATTCCCGAATTTGATATCTA is a genomic window containing:
- a CDS encoding sodium:alanine symporter family protein, with amino-acid sequence MTKARAGLISFSIIIFLLAFFGVQLFDAVWSFPSFSPIPLMVLMLVGTGIFITVWLGFPQIKHLWHGVKVTGGVYDNPNDEGDLNHFRALTTALSATVGIGNIAGVATALYYGGPGALFWMWVTAFFGTTLKFAECSLALKYRQIGDDGLTAGGPMYTIENGMGRQWRWLAVAFASFAVICSFATGNAIQSFTVSDQIYSEVATVLGETHFLTLKHTVWTGFELSIMQVINGLVLSSIIGLVIVGGIRRIGNVTGYLAPIMAAIYVTAAIAILITNFSEIGKGFGMVVSMAFNPPAGIAGVGGGVLMTMLWGIKRGLYSNEAGQGSAAIAHSTAKTKYPIREGAVAMLGPFIDTLIICTLTGMVIITTGAWKYTAYFVRMTESDPETIRLILESGIYNGHKLLNSSLLTSFAFKEGLSWLFPYGDKIVTLAVLLFAISTAISWSYYGDRSANYLFGSRSLKIYKWFFILFFFIGAIAELEAIWAFGDAALGIMTFPNLISIIILSTSLRKMTKEYFSKKHLTYKEHLALQDKEG